tgtgtgtggacAACCAGTCCaaaaagacagagaaatgcagCAACACACACTCGCCCAAATGGAAGCAGCCGCTCACTGTGTGAGTTTGCCTTGATTTCAGGCCTGTATTTGTGATTTTGCACAGGCTCGACCAGTTCCTGTTGCTCATTGTCATGCGGCTCGATTCTCTACTAAAGTGCTTTCATCTTCCTGACGTGAAGTGATTGTTAAACAATCAGCGGGGATGACATCAGAACTGATTATAGACTGTATTTCGGGTGTGtttgctgagtgtgtgtgtgtgtgtttgtccatcAGGATCGTGACTCCGTTCAGCAAGCTGATCTTCCGTGTTTGGAGTCACCAGACGCTGAAGTCTGATATTCTCCTGGGTGTGGCCACCCTCGACATCAGCCAGACGCTCAAAACACACGACATGAAGAGTGagtgtttctgtgtttctgtgtttctgcTCTGCTGCTTTTACCACAGCAaccacattaaagggttagttcatcaaaaaatgaaaattatgtcattaataactttccctcatgtcgttccaaacccgtgagacctccgtttattttcagaacacagtttaagatattttagatttagtctgagagctctcagtccctccattaaagctgtgtgaacggtctactgtccatgtccagaaaggtaagaaaaacatcataaaagtagtccatgtgacatcagagggtgagttagaatattttgaagcatcgaaaataaaattttggtccaaaaatagcaaaaactacgactttattcagcattgtcttctctttcgtgtctgtgtgagagagttcaaaacaaagcagtttgtgatatccggttcgcgaacgaatcactcgatgtaaccggatcttttttaaacagttcaccaaatcgaactgaatctttttaaaGGTTCGCGtttccaatacgcattaatccacaaatgacttaagctgttaacttgtttaatgtggcgacactccctctgagttcaaacaaaccaatatcccggagtaattcatttactcaaacagtatctgactgaactgctgtgaagagagaactgaagatgaacacagagccgagccagataacgaacgaactaTTGAGTATaccagtataccgtacacacagtttcaatggagggacttcATCCGCGTCTCTCTTCGGTTGTGTCTCTTTCAGTCTGTGAGGTGGTGCAGATGCTGAAGTTgtacacagacagagatcagTCGGACCACATCGGGGATCTGTCCGTGTGTTTGGACGGTCTGACGGTGGATCCCGAAGCGTTCCAGTCGGCCGAGGCCAACAACAAGAGTCAGTCTCTCTGTTTGTTAGAAGAACACTTGATATTTGACACAAAAAGACCACAAATAACTGATGTTATTGTTTTACAGATACTTTAAACGGGGAATCTGACATTCATGAAGACTTAAGCAGAAGGTATCTCCAGAAAGTGCAAGtgtaaatgaagatattttagcACACACagtttcttaaaggggtcatatgaggtttttttttaaagatctttgACACGCAAAActcatttgaacattcaatagctaATAACAAAACAGACTtaaagtagctgattcagaagcgccagattgcgaaacggttgtccataaaatgcattgctgttctgttttaattaatcttaaagattcctaaatgcatctactttcagaagaccaaataaaatgcttttgttttctcctagatacacacatctccctgacatgactgtttcaacactaactgtgttactgaaaccacgccttctttctttacacatagtgatgtagacatgtgggggcgtgttcaaacgaggcattttagggggcgtggcaaatcttaactttgataaagaatatctctttggatttgagactttaatctttgaaACTTCACAGATCTTATTTGTGCACCAagaacttgtaacactccaaagagaaatgaaaaatgtaaattgcatcatatgacccctttaagttgtAATCTGGCTGAAAGATGAAGCTAATCTGTGATTGGTTGAGGAATGTCACATGTCTCTAATCATTTTACATGCGTGATTTCCAACTAAGCATCTGAATCTgatgtgttgtgtttttctgGAGAAGCAGAGATCCATCTCCATCGGTCTCAGACGCTCAGGATCAGTCGTTGGCTCCGAACGGCCGTGTGAACGGAATGGACTCTCCTTCGGTGTCATCCAGAGGGTCGCGACCCCTGAGACCCCCGCGACCCTCACGACCTCCCCCGCCGACCCCACACAGACCCACGTCTTCCCCAGGTGAGACCAGACACACGGACATATTCGGTTATAGAATTTAGATGTTTCATGCTCTGCTGTTTTATGATTAAATATGTCAGATGAAgtcaaaaataagtttttttttggtAGATTTGTATGTGGTAGTTGTATTACAGTGTATCGTGTAAACACACTTCTGTTTCTGAAAGAATTCTCACCAgggatgcatttatttggtcaaaaatacagtaaagacttttttttttccaaatcaaaataactgttatatgtgaatatatgttaaaatgtaatttatttctgtgatgcacagctgaattttcagcagcattactcacatgatctttcagaaatcattctaatatactgatttgctgatcaagaaacatttctgattattatcaatgttgaaaacattataAGTATcggttttgatcaatttaatgcagcctaaactaatttctgaaacaaaaaaggaatgcatttttattagttGTTGAAAAAAATCGTACTGCAATGAAGAAGTGGTGGTGGTGTTTTTCCCTCTCTTTGCAGCTTCCTCTACCGGCTCATTTCCTGACAGCAGCGATTCGTCCAGATCAGACACTCCGGTTCGGAATCCCACTGGAGGCGGAGCCTCGGAGTCAAGCCCCGCCCCCACAGTGGAGCAGCCTGGAAGGACGTCCCTCAGTATAGTCCCCGCCCCCAGCAGGATTCCCAGCGTAGCCAACACTGGACCTCTGCCTCCCCAGTACGTCACTTCCCGAGTTTACAAATCACCTttctatttttgaaaatgtgttggttaattttgagtaaatattaGGCTAATGTTATCAGCCATCTGTTGATACCAGTGCCCATAtcgttgttgtgtgtgtgtgtgtagctgggaGCAGCGTGTCGATCAGAACGGCCGTTTATATTATGTTGACCATGTAGCAAAGAAGACGACGTGGGAGAGACCAGAGACTCTGCCGGTGGGGTAAGAATAAGGCTGTGTATCGCTAAGAATCTGGCGATATGATACATATCACGATACTGGGGTTGTGATACGATATATTGCGATACTGTAAGCAATccgatatattgggatatttcttattttaggaacagctgtcattaagaacacacCACCAAAGGCAAATATGTAAACgttagcaataaataaattgataaaaattgtTTAACCAGAACACAGTCGGATatgcatttgcaataatcagtccctgtaacattaAATGTTATTGAAAAACGTTTTGTGCAGTACGAGACAAAAGGGGGGAAATTAAAGTGCTTGCAGGAtcctttagttaaatgtataatttataaaaaatgtgttttataaaaagataCAATTGTAACGTACAATATTTTGATCTGAATAAAGTAATTGCATCGGCTTAATATCGACAAAAAATAAAGTGCTTAGAGGATTCCTAAAGAAAACGAAActgttataaaacaataaattaaatacagatgttgaACATTTCCACTTGGATTTCACAGGTTTTTCgtattttgtcatttgtatttttgttgtgtgtgGAATCGCCGAAACCACGACGCGAGCACGTTATCACAAAAGCCCAAATGACGGAATCCCTTCAGCTTTGTACACCGAAACATGAACCGGGACAATTTCCTTTTAACCCTCCATTACTAGCAGCGAACTATATTAACGTTAACATTAGTGGCGCGTTCtaatgctagtatttcctgtTACTCAGGATTTGTTCAGAGATTGCCATCTAGTGGTCGGGAAATAAACACAAAGCAAAACAAGTGCCATGAatctattttcagttttttagaAACGTTACAGTATCGCCAAACAAAATATCGCGATACTCACGTGTATGGATATTTTCTTACACACCTAGGTAAGAAACCGTCCTCGTTCACTGAATTACGCCCTACACAAAGTGGACACATACTTTAACCAGATTTCAACTGTAACTCCGAGTCAGTGCAGTGCATGTATGGTGGAGTTTGGATATTTCAGCTTAATAGTTCATGGTCTGGACTGTTAATGAAGGTTTGATGTTTAAACACATCTCATTTATCAGGGAGACGCTGTTTCATATGAACTTTTCTGGTCATTATAGTATATAAAACAACTGCCAAGTGGCCTTTTACAAAACCAAGAACATGTCCAGATCATGTTTCAGCATGAGAAAAACTATATTTTGTTTaagaaatgcatgttattttttaaggaTCTTCTTTTCTGCGCTGTGATTAGGGATGTTTACTAATACTGAAATACTTCAGATTTGTAATTAATCTAGTTTCTGTTGAAGCATATTTATGCTATTGAATAAAAGATAAAACCGGTAGTTGCAACATTTTATCTCGcagtactgattttttttttttttttttcttgtaatcgCAAGTTTCGATttcttaattctgagtttatgtcttgtaccttgtatttaaatttttgtgcAAATGCAAGTTTgattatatcacaattctgacgtTTTTCTTGCAATCGTGAGTTTATATCTAGCAGTTCAACAGATTTTcagaaaaagttgcaattacatttttatttttttttattctgacagTTCTTAAATACAACACAATATTGTTAGAAACGTTGATGAAAATCTTAATGCATGAATAtttttgcctcacattcacttCTCTCTTGCAGCTGGGAGCGGCGTGTGGACCCGATGGGCCGGGTGTATTTTGTGGACCACATTAGCAGAACCACCACGTGGCAGCGGCCCACGATGGAGACGGTGAGAAACTACGAGCAGTGGCAGCACCAGCGCAGTCAGCTGCAGGGAGCCATGCAGCAGTTCAACCAAAGATTCATCATCGGGGTGAGGAAACTAAATGCATGCATTTCTGCTCAGATTTTAACATACATACACAGTGAGCCATAATGTTCTCCTTTGTGCTTTTCTGTAACTTCAGGATCAGGTTTCAGCCACCCAAAATAAAGAGTTCGACCCACTGGGACCTCTTCCACACGGatggggtgagagagagagagcgacatCTTATAATAATCTTATTATCTGCACCTTTGAAGCAGCTTTCAGTGTCCCAACTGACTCTGAGTAAAAGTTTTGAAAGTCTTAAGCACATTTTGGctccattctttctttctttcctccttGTGTCTCCATCTGTGTCTCTCTCAGAGAAGAGAACGGACTCTAATGGCAGAGTTTACTTCGTTCATCACTCCACCAGAACGACGCAGTGGGAGGATCCGCGCACACAAGGGTCAGATCCGCTCTCTTTTTCCTCTAAAATGTCTACATGGAGAAACAATAACGTCTTTCAGCTGTTTAAAATTAcgaaatgttttaaattcaaaaCATTGTGGTTTGAATTCATATCTTTCCTTATTTAAAAGTGAAGagcaatgcatttttaatttaaataagtaattacTGCCCCGATCATTGAGTCACTAGGTCTTACGTGATGCTTATTAAAGTGTGCTCATGGCTCTGTTTCTGTGTTGTGCAGTTTGCTAAACGATAAGCCACTGCCTGAAGGTTGGGAGATGAGGTTTACGGTCGATGGGATCCCTTACTTCGTAGATCACACCCGGAGAACCACCACTTACATCGACCCTCGGACTGGGAAATCCTCTCTGTGAGTGCGAACAGTGCAGAACTGTTCACAGTCGCGTGATGATGTCAGCAGGAGTGCAGCGTTCACTGTTGCATTACGATCTGCAACGATCTTTTTACTGAGAACATGCTTTTGTAATCATTAGGTATAAAtcgtattttaaatgtaatttacgtCCTTGAGACTGGCCTCCAAGCTCTTTCGGGTGACGGTGTTTGTTTATCAGACATTACATGCATAACAGGAAAAACGGGTTTGTGTGAAACACATTCGATGATAATCTTCTGTTATGACTCAGCTCAGAGAACGCAAACACACCTCTCTCTGAATGTGTGTATTGATCCACATGAAGACACAAAGCAACGTCAGACGAGCTGCTGATGTCACAATATTC
This Carassius gibelio isolate Cgi1373 ecotype wild population from Czech Republic chromosome A23, carGib1.2-hapl.c, whole genome shotgun sequence DNA region includes the following protein-coding sequences:
- the LOC127944593 gene encoding E3 ubiquitin-protein ligase Itchy, with the translated sequence MACSVAKAGSANGFPMKAQLQIVVISAKLKDNKKNWFGPSPYVEVCVDNQSKKTEKCSNTHSPKWKQPLTVIVTPFSKLIFRVWSHQTLKSDILLGVATLDISQTLKTHDMKICEVVQMLKLYTDRDQSDHIGDLSVCLDGLTVDPEAFQSAEANNKNTLNGESDIHEDLSRSRDPSPSVSDAQDQSLAPNGRVNGMDSPSVSSRGSRPLRPPRPSRPPPPTPHRPTSSPASSTGSFPDSSDSSRSDTPVRNPTGGGASESSPAPTVEQPGRTSLSIVPAPSRIPSVANTGPLPPHWEQRVDQNGRLYYVDHVAKKTTWERPETLPVGWERRVDPMGRVYFVDHISRTTTWQRPTMETVRNYEQWQHQRSQLQGAMQQFNQRFIIGDQVSATQNKEFDPLGPLPHGWEKRTDSNGRVYFVHHSTRTTQWEDPRTQGLLNDKPLPEGWEMRFTVDGIPYFVDHTRRTTTYIDPRTGKSSLENGPQITYVRDFKAKVQYFRFWCQQLSMPQHIKITVTRKTLFEDSFQQIMSFNAQDLRRRLWIIFPGEEGLDYGGVAREWFFLLSHEVLNPMYCLFEYAGKDNYCLQINPASYINPDHLKYFRFIGRFIAMALFHSKFIDTGFSLPFYKRILNKPLTLKDLESIDPEFYNSLIWIKDNNIEECGLEMFFSVDKEILGEVSTHELKPDGGNIQVTEENKEEYIRLVAEWRLSRGVEEQTQAFFEGFNEVLPQQYLQYFDAKELEVMLCGMQEIDLNDWQRNTIYRHYTSTSKQILWFWQFIKEMDNEKRMRLLQFVSGTCRLPVGGFADLMGSNGPQKFCIEKVGKENWLPRSHTCFNRLDLPPYRSYEQMKEKLMFAIEETEGFGQE